Within the Pseudomonas sp. SL4(2022) genome, the region CTGCACTGCCGGCTTGTGGATGCGTGGCGATTGCGCGCGACTGGCCTGCACGGCGCGGCTTGCCGCCAGTGCGGCCTGCACCTGAGCATCCTGCGGGTTATTAAGCGCCGTGGTCAGCAGTGCGACTTCCTCACACTTCTGCACGGCAAAGGCCAGCCAGCTTTTCAGCTCATCATCCAGTTTGTCCTCGCGGTTCAGGTCCACCGGGCTGTGCAACAGCGAGCAGCTTGGCGCCACCCACAGGCGCTCGCCCAGGCGCTCCTGGGCCTGTTGCAACGTCTCCAGCACCGCTTGCAGATCGGTACGCCAAACGTTGCGGCCACTGACCACGCCCAGCGACAGCACCTTATAGGCCGGCAAACGGTCGAGGATGGTCGGGAACTGCTCGGGCGCACGTACCAGGTCGATATGCAGACCATCCACCGGCAGGCTGGCGGCCAGACCGAGGTTGTCTTCCAGGCCGGCGAAATAGGTAGCGATCAGTTTCTTGCAGGGCTCGCGCTGCAGCAGGTTGTAGGCGCGCTCGAAGGCGTTCTTCCAGGCTTGCGGCAGGTCCAGCACCAGAATCGGCTCATCGATCTGCACCCACTCCACACCCTGAACGGCCAGGCGCTGGAGGATTTCGCCGTAGACCGGCAACAGGCGCTCCAGCAGATCGAGTTTGTCGAAGCTCTCGGTTTCAGCAGCGGCACCCTTGGCTTTGCCCAACCACAGATAGGTTAGCGGGCCGATCAGCACCGGCTTGACGCGGTGACCCAATGCGTGAGCTTCTTCGACTTCCTCGAACAGTTGCTCCCAGCTCAACTGGAACTGCTGCTCGACACTGAATTCGGGCACGAGATAGTGGTAGTTGGTATCGAACCATTTGGTCATTTCTTGCGCATGGGCACCGCAACAGGCGTTCTGGCTGCTCTTGTTTGCAACGGCACCGCGCGCCATGCCGAACAAGGTATCCAGGGTCGGCTTGTCGTTGGCCGGGCGAAAGCGCTCGGGGATCACGCCGAAGCTCAACGAGTGCGTCAGCACCTGGTCGTACCAGGCGAAATCGCCGACCGGCAGCAGGTCGATACCCGCGTCCTTCTGCAGCAGCCAGTGGGCGGCGCGCAGCTCACGCCCCACCGCCTGCAGACCGGCCTCGTCCAGTTCGCCCTTCCAGTAGGCCTCCAGGGCTTTTTTCAGTTCACGGTCGCGACCGATACGCGGAAAACCAAGGGAATGGGACAGGGCCATGTCAGAACGCTCCAGCAGATCAATAAGATGCTGGCTATTCTCGGCACCCCGTCTAAGTGAGACAAACTCAATCTATTCGCCTTGATCTATAGTTTTTCTCATGTTCTGCTTATCGCTAGAACGCCGACCCGCCAAACACCGAGGCCCGCCATGCTCGAATTGCGCCACCTGAAAACCCTGCACGCCCTGCGCGAAAGCGAAAGCCTGGTGGATGCAGCCGAACGCCTGCACCTGACGCAATCGGCGCTGTCGCACCAGTTCAAGGAATTGGAAGAGCGTCTGGGCATGCCGCTGTTCGTGCGCAAAACCAAGCCGGTGCGCTTTACCAGCGCAGGACTGCGCCTGTTGCAGCTGTCTGACACGGTGTTGCCGCTGCTGCGCGGTGCCGAACGTGATTTAGCCCGCCTGGCCGGTGGCACCGCCGGCCGGCTGCACATGGCCATCGAATGCCACAGCTGCTTCCAGTGGCTGATGCCGACCATCGACCAATTCCGCGATGCCTGGCCGGAAGTGGAACTGGACCTGGCCTCGGGCTTCTCCTTCGCGCCACTGCCCGCCCTGGCCCGCGGTGATCTGGACCTGGTAGTGACCAGCGATCCGCTGGAGCTGGCCGGCATCACCTATGTGC harbors:
- the metE gene encoding 5-methyltetrahydropteroyltriglutamate--homocysteine S-methyltransferase, encoding MALSHSLGFPRIGRDRELKKALEAYWKGELDEAGLQAVGRELRAAHWLLQKDAGIDLLPVGDFAWYDQVLTHSLSFGVIPERFRPANDKPTLDTLFGMARGAVANKSSQNACCGAHAQEMTKWFDTNYHYLVPEFSVEQQFQLSWEQLFEEVEEAHALGHRVKPVLIGPLTYLWLGKAKGAAAETESFDKLDLLERLLPVYGEILQRLAVQGVEWVQIDEPILVLDLPQAWKNAFERAYNLLQREPCKKLIATYFAGLEDNLGLAASLPVDGLHIDLVRAPEQFPTILDRLPAYKVLSLGVVSGRNVWRTDLQAVLETLQQAQERLGERLWVAPSCSLLHSPVDLNREDKLDDELKSWLAFAVQKCEEVALLTTALNNPQDAQVQAALAASRAVQASRAQSPRIHKPAVQARLAAITAADSQRQSPFVTRIEQQRARLQLPVLPTTTIGSFPQTAAIRLARQAFKAGKLSAGDYTEAMHSEIRHAVEVQENLGLDVLVHGEAERNDMVEYFAEQLDGYALTRFGWVQSYGSRCVKPAVIYGDLSRPKAMTVAWIGYAQTLTRKVMKGMLTGPVTMLMWSFPRDDISPEQQARQLALAIRDEVVDLETAGIRIIQIDEAAFREGLPLRQAQWQGYLNWATEAFRLCASGVRDETQIHTHMCYSEFNDVIESIAAMDADVITIETSRSDMQLLEAFERFDYPNDIGPGVYDIHSPRVPDSREMVNLLRKAAQRIPLERLWVNPDCGLKTRAWPETEAALINMVAAARQLRSELA
- the metR gene encoding transcriptional regulator MetR, coding for MLELRHLKTLHALRESESLVDAAERLHLTQSALSHQFKELEERLGMPLFVRKTKPVRFTSAGLRLLQLSDTVLPLLRGAERDLARLAGGTAGRLHMAIECHSCFQWLMPTIDQFRDAWPEVELDLASGFSFAPLPALARGDLDLVVTSDPLELAGITYVPLFTYEAMLAVANQHPLASKPCIKPQDLATETLITYPVERDRLDIFTRFLEPADVEPAQVRTSELTVMMMQLVASGRGVCGLPNWALHEYSSRGYVTAKRLGDKGLFATLYAGIRTDMLDAPFMRDFLLTAKDTSFANLEGVSVARG